The DNA region CAGATCCAATATGTAATGATTGATTCTATCCACAACTTCAATGGTTGAGGCAAGAATGGCTTTTCCTTGTAAGAACGTAACATCTTGAAATTTTTCCAACAAATTCGGATATGTGTAATCAACGATAGCCCTTATTGGATCTTCAAAATTTGAAATTAATAATTCTTTTGGAATTTCTATATCAACCAATCCATCATTTGGTTCAGAAATCTTACCATCACCAACTTGCAATATCCATTTTGAGAATTTTGCTAGTTCATCAGAACTTGTATTATCCCTTCCATGTCGAAGTCTCATATTCTTTGTGAGCTTTAGAACCTGACAATATTCCCAAACATAGGATGAGCTAATAGATGCATGGACAATATCAGAACGACTTGCTCTAGGAACAACTGGAAGAATCTGTCGGAAATCTCCTCCGAAAACAACAACCTTTCCACCAAAAATTGCATTTTGAAAACCCTTTTTGCTCATGACATCTTTTAGGGTTTTATCCAATGCCTCAAAGCAGTGCCTATGAGACATAGGTGCTTCATCCCATATTATGACATCGGTGGCTTCAAGTAGTTGTGAATGATCAGTGTCTTTGTCGATATTGCAAGTTGAGTTGTCAAGTGTTGGCACGGGTATTTTGAACTTTGAATGTGCGGTTCTCCCACCTGGCAATAATAATGATGCTATCCCACTTGAAGCAACAGTAAGAACAATTTTTTTCTGTGAACGAAGGGCACTTGATAGTGTTCTCCACATGAAAGTTTTGCCGGTTCCTCCGTAACCATGTAAAAAAAACACACCTCCTCTTTTTTTGTTGACAGCATCCATGATGGTATGATATATTGCAAGTTGTTCATCTTTAAATTATCAAGTTATAATTATAAGTAGAAAAAATATAAGAGATTTTTAAATtcataataaaaataaaatgtcACCTGTAAGTGCATGAAAAAGCTCTTCGAAATTCTTTTGCTCATTCTCAGCATTGTAATCAAGTTCATCGTAAATCAGCCGGTTGCCAACATGCTTTGTGACATAGCTATCCGGATATGGCATACATGTAAATTCATGTAAACTTCTTCTATTTGATTGCATCATATTTTCAATCTCAATGAGTGTCAAATTCTTTAACTCAGTGTCTGATAGTTGCAATTCTGTCAACATTTTATAAGCAGTTATATAGTAACAATTTGAATATATATCATAAAATACATATACAACCTGAAAGTGTATATCTAATATTATTACAAAAATTTCAACGGATAGCATTAGATAAGTAGTTAGATTCAGCTTAGAAACATTATTCTAAAATTTGAAGATCAAATTCAACACAAAATTGTATTTTAATTAGTTAGGAATATGAATGCATATAATGTTCCTGTAAGGAACAACATACTTACAAAATGTAGGATATATATGAATTGTTAGGTAATATTTAACAAATAGGTATTGTATGTATCTTAATCATGTCTGCCATTAGTTACTTAATAGTTAACATATAATGTATGATGTAATATTAATCAAATTCTGTTTACACTTAGTTTTATGATGCGCAGAGctaattaattaatataaaacATATGGGTCAACACAAATTCATATATGAAAGATATAAAATATTTTGATAATTAGTAAAGACATTCtctataaaataaaataagttaaaTAAATATTCAGACTATTGCATATAGTGCAGACCAAAACTATTTCTTCAAAGGAAAAACAAACAATGGAAATTTACCTCTTCTATTAGTATTCTGTCTTTGTTGATATAAAATACCGTCAGATAAAGTCCTCCAGGTTTGTTCCCAAACATGACGTGGCCTATTCACTGTACTGGATAGCAACATCGTAACAAATAACTTTCTCAAAAAATGTCCAGAACCCCAATCTTTTGCTTCATTTATCGCTGCAACATATTCACTGTCATCGTTAAGAAATCCCATATGGAAGCATGCATCCCTAAAGCTATCCTGAACCTTTCCATCAACGAATTTTATATCTTCATAGCAAGTAGGGCCCTTGACAACTGTCAGCATCATTCTCAAATAATACAACTCACCAGTACTTAGAGGAACCCAAATTAGGCGGCCAATAGTATGACCCCTTTTTCGTGGTCTCCACCGTCTATATCTTCTATCATATACAAACTTCGTCAGAAATTGAGAGTAAGTTAAATTTTGTGCCTCAAAGTATATTTTGTTTGCTTCCATCCACGCCGTAAACATTGATTCTTTCACACTTGGTTTGTCAAGCACCTCATCAATCAATTCATAATCAGTATAGTAAACAGAATTGTCTCCCTCAAGATGGAAGTACAACCTCTCAACTGCTGGTGACCTACCATGAATAGGAAATGAAAAAAGCCTCCAACACGCTTCACTTGGTGAGACATATCTACAATCAAGATATTGCTTGATTTCATCAACATTTCTTATGACCGAAGTTCCATCAGATTCAGTTTGAACAACCGCAGCAGTAATTCTATCATAACCTTTGTTAATATACTTGAATAAGTACTTAATAGAAGTACTCTGATTACACCACTCCATATTGACGTGTGCTTGATATTTTTTCAACAAATATGGATTATAAGGAACTACATACCTGTTATCAAGTTGAACTTGTTTTTTCATAATCGTATTACCGGTTTCTCTTCTTCGGTACATAGGATATCCATCTTGATCAACAATGGTCTGGGGCTGAAACTTTTTGGGAAAGTATTTTGAGCACTTTCCATCTTTCATGCAGGGTGAAGACCTGTTTGCTATACCACATGGACCATGGATCATATGTGTCTTTACCAAATCATATAGTGGCTTATCATCTTGTTCTGTTGGTATCTCTGCTGAAATGATCTTGTCTATATCATCTGGAGTTGGATACTTGCTGGAGGGATGCAAGAATAGAAGGATATGGGAATGTGGTAAACCCCGCTTTTGAAATTCAATTGTGTATATATCTGCAATAAAATGAGTTTATCATTAAATATTCGGATAATACGTATATCATTAGataaaataattagaattaaAACTTACATGCAACAACTCTCCCTAACACATGCTTTTTTGTTAGGTCACACAACAACTCATCAAACTTAATCTTGAAGACTCTAGAAATGATATCCGGACGATCTTGAGAATTCAAGTTATTTTTGGCAACCAATCTCTGAATTTCAGGCCAGTTAGGATTGCAAGTAAATATGATAAAAAGATCCGGAAAACCAAAGTGACTACAAATAGCCATGCCATTAAAATAAAGTTGTTCCATGAACCTTCGACTTCCAACATAAGTCGACGGTAAAACGACTCTTTTACCTTTGTTGGAACCTTGAGTGTTGGCATTCTGTTCTCCATCATTCAAATTGCCATATTTAGAAACACGCAACCTTTTTTGATGTTTTCTTATATAATTTAATCTTTGGGACTCCATCATCGTAAATCCATCAACCAAGAATTGTTGAAACAACCTTCTTGACAGTAATAGTGTTTGTGCTTCATTATTCCTAGATTGAATCCTAAAAGCAAGCCATTCTCTAATTGTAAGCTTATTCCTCTTCATTGGTTTTTTTGAATTAGTTTCCCTAAGAAGAACGCCAACTCTAAATCCATCTTCACCGTAAGGAAACAACAGTGGATACTGGTATGACAAATAACTTGGATGAAACTCACTTATTCTTTTCAGTTGTCCACTCTGTCTCTCAAGAAGAATATCTCTTTTA from Lathyrus oleraceus cultivar Zhongwan6 chromosome 1, CAAS_Psat_ZW6_1.0, whole genome shotgun sequence includes:
- the LOC127098153 gene encoding uncharacterized protein LOC127098153 codes for the protein MEPPANSNKEIAALARRKRKQILKDRRSKKLRNIDNFYNHYEASQMYYAPSRPIIRTPLSNITSIVLNERNMFSHSPGIATGSGISMKNFESVSTKQAAAFARERRKQILQRRISQSHDENFDKNSPSCFRINTPSFTHLVTPPSNITSPHSNARNLNMSAQPSTSAYKSKKQLNVGAIQSMSVKLLNYFANENHDPSSSSTPNSPVHDASTFNSVPNFNIAMHNSVDDTSTDDSISDSSCEFNVADGNYDSSSSLDGDEAFQYNSSSIDSCNIDYSDIGDPTVECIHCGALMWYQEKTKKGKNCSVPKFQLCCGNGKVVLPLLKTPPLLLRRLLFDNSESESINYQQYCRLYNMIFAFTSSGMKVDNRFQDGRGPPNLRKHGQVCHRIGSMLPLPGESPKFAQLYIFDTDNEVQNRIEAIGNNPYIIPDTVKRLKLMLDKFNTHAKSFRMAADRLKNCSLPDLKLKLISDRSTDGRIYNHPTVSEVAALIVGDVDTGHKRDILLERQSGQLKRISEFHPSYLSYQYPLLFPYGEDGFRVGVLLRETNSKKPMKRNKLTIREWLAFRIQSRNNEAQTLLLSRRLFQQFLVDGFTMMESQRLNYIRKHQKRLRVSKYGNLNDGEQNANTQGSNKGKRVVLPSTYVGSRRFMEQLYFNGMAICSHFGFPDLFIIFTCNPNWPEIQRLVAKNNLNSQDRPDIISRVFKIKFDELLCDLTKKHVLGRVVAYIYTIEFQKRGLPHSHILLFLHPSSKYPTPDDIDKIISAEIPTEQDDKPLYDLVKTHMIHGPCGIANRSSPCMKDGKCSKYFPKKFQPQTIVDQDGYPMYRRRETGNTIMKKQVQLDNRYVVPYNPYLLKKYQAHVNMEWCNQSTSIKYLFKYINKGYDRITAAVVQTESDGTSVIRNVDEIKQYLDCRYVSPSEACWRLFSFPIHGRSPAVERLYFHLEGDNSVYYTDYELIDEVLDKPSVKESMFTAWMEANKIYFEAQNLTYSQFLTKFVYDRRYRRWRPRKRGHTIGRLIWVPLSTGELYYLRMMLTVVKGPTCYEDIKFVDGKVQDSFRDACFHMGFLNDDSEYVAAINEAKDWGSGHFLRKLFVTMLLSSTVNRPRHVWEQTWRTLSDGILYQQRQNTNRRELQLSDTELKNLTLIEIENMMQSNRRSLHEFTCMPYPDSYVTKHVGNRLIYDELDYNAENEQKNFEELFHALTDEQLAIYHTIMDAVNKKRGGVFFLHGYGGTGKTFMWRTLSSALRSQKKIVLTVASSGIASLLLPGGRTAHSKFKIPVPTLDNSTCNIDKDTDHSQLLEATDVIIWDEAPMSHRHCFEALDKTLKDVMSKKGFQNAIFGGKVVVFGGDFRQILPVVPRASRSDIVHASISSSYVWEYCQVLKLTKNMRLRHGRDNTSSDELAKFSKWILQVGDGKISEPNDGLVDIEIPKELLISNFEDPIRAIVDYTYPNLLEKFQDVTFLQGKAILASTIEVVDRINHYILDLIPGEEKEYLSFDSIDRTDTTYNESYEVLTPEFLSKLRTSGIPNHKIKLKVGTPIMLMRNLDQVDGLCNGTRLIVTRLANHVIEAKIMSGKNIGKIFYIPRMSMSPSDSPWPFKLIRRQFPIIVSYAMTINKSQGQSLDSVGLYLPTPVFSHGQLYVAISRVKSKSGLKILIHDKDNSPCSTTTNVVYKEVFEALG